The proteins below come from a single Calonectris borealis chromosome 33, bCalBor7.hap1.2, whole genome shotgun sequence genomic window:
- the LSM2 gene encoding LOW QUALITY PROTEIN: U6 snRNA-associated Sm-like protein LSm2 (The sequence of the model RefSeq protein was modified relative to this genomic sequence to represent the inferred CDS: deleted 2 bases in 1 codon), with protein sequence MLFYSFFKSLVGKDVVVELKNDLSICGTLHSVDQYLNIKLTDISVTDPEKYPHMLSVKNCFIRGSVVRYVQLPADEVDTQLLQDAARKEALQQKQ encoded by the exons ATG ctcTTCTACTCCTTCTTCAAGTCCCTGGTGGGGAAGGACGTGGTGGTGGAGCTGAAGAACGACCTCAG CATCTGTGGGACCCTGCACTCGGTGGATCAg tacctGAACATCAAACTGACGGACATCAGCGTCACCGACCCCGAGAAGTACCCCCACATG CTCTCGGTGAAGAACTGCTTCATCCGGGGCTCGGTGGTCCGCTACGTCCAGCTGCCGGCCGACGAGGTGGACACGCAGCTGCTGCAGGACGCGGCGCGCAAG GAGGCCCTGCAGCAGAAACAgtga